The window AGAGGGTGAGCAGTACACATGAAATTGCGTCTGAACCAGAGTTGTTCTGGCCGTCGCCTTCCTCCTACCTGTGGAGAGAGGGTGGCCTGAATGGATCAGGAAAATCTCAAAACCACCCTGACGTCTGAAGTGGGCAAAATCTTGAGAGACCACGGTTTTGTCTGGAAGGACCTGCACCCCCAGTGCTGGGAAAGACATCAGGGCTGTGGTCTGCAGCGAGTGATGCTGGACATCAACTGGAAGAAACGCAGTTGGCGGGTGGGGCTGGATGTCCGACAGGTCTTCACCAGGGGTGAATGCCGGGTGTTTCTGAGGACCTCGCCTTTCCTGCTGAATCCTCTGTATCCGGTGAGATGGGTGGTGACCACCGGACTGGACCTTCAGCGCACTCTGCAGGCATGGAACGCTGGGGTTCTGGACGAGGTGCTGGATTTTTACAGGCAGGTGGAGTCTCCAGAAGGGGCCATTAATCACCTCATTCGTCAGCCCAGAAGGACCATGCACAACAGGATTCTGGGGGCTTTCCATACCGCGTGGCTCCTCACCCCTTTTTTCGAAGGAGAGGACCAGGCCCAGATCCACACTAAAATCATGAGTAGACTTGAGCAGTTGCTGGAAGATCAACCGGACCGCCTGGAGAATTGGCTGAAACACTTTGCTGAGCTCTCCAATCTGCTGGAACCTCCAGAAGGGCCACAGGAAATGACCCCAGATAGGAATCAGGAGCAGCAAGATGGATGAGATGCACCCCACCAATGTTCACCTCAGGCAGGTGGAGCAAATGCTGCTTTGTGTGCAGGAGTTTCACGTTGGCCACCTGAGTCTCGGAGGGCTGGTCAGCAATCTGGAGTTCTTGTGGCATCACCTGCAGGAAAGCAGTGATCTGGACCTGCGGGAGGTTCAGGACCTGATTCACCAGCTGGAGGTGCTCTATGCCTGCCAGTTGGAAGGTCTGATGGACGCAGAAGATGGCAGACAGCAGTTGCTTACCCTTTTGAATTCCCTGGAAGGGTGGCTGTGCACGTTGCAGGTGTGGCCTGAACTTCAAACGCGACTTGCAGAAGCGAGACGCTGGTGCCAGCTAAAGTTTGATCTCAGCGATCCTGTTCACAGCCTGAGAAACCGTGTGCTGAGTCCTGCAGGAAGCACAGAGCTGGATTCTGGGTCTCTGCTTTCCAGAGAGACCGTTGAGGTTCTGGTGAGCAAGCGACGTGGTCTTCTGGACACTGTGGAGGCTGAAGTATCCACTGAGGATTTCCAGGGTAGGATTCTGCTGGTGTTGCTTGAGCAGGACACCGGGTGTGGGGAGGGCCTGCTGGCCTCAGGTGGCATAATCGACGCATCTTTTCTCCCACCCTGGGACACCTGGCTGGCCTGGATTCCCCTTCCTTACCGGGACCCTGTGCTGCTGGCCTGGATTCCCTCACCCCTGTTGATGGATGTCCAGAAAGCCATGGAGGTTTCTGCCTCCCAGTGCCTGTGGTGGCTGGAAGATGTGGACCCAGAAGAAACCAACCCTACCCTGCTGCAGCTGCGAAAAGCACTGCTGAACAGTTCTCAGGAGCCTGCAGGTGCATCTTCTGCCAATCTGAAAAAGGGTGAGGCGTGAAAGAACCTCACCGAATGGTGGATGTGTATGTTTCCATCGAGCTGACCCTTGCAGCTGTATTGCCGATGGTGTGTCGTTTCTTTGCTGTTGCACCCGATGAAGTTCTGCTGTTCAGCCATTTTGAAGAGCGGCCAGAATCCGATTGGCTGAAGGTCAAAGTGTGGGGGTTTGTGCGCAGCACCGACGGTGGTGATTTTCTGAGCAGTGTGCACCTGTTCACCCAGGTAGACCAACAGGTGGATGAGGCTGAGTTTGCCCGGCATCTGGCCCGGGAACTGAACTGTGCCTGCCTGATCACCGATGATGATGTGAACCCTTACACCATGCTGTACATTGATGCTTCCCAGAGGTATCGGGTGGCTCTGGATGTGAAGCGCCTGGACGACCACGAAATGGTCATCGCAAGGAAAATGGAATCATGACCGGGTCGGCCCATGACTGGAATGACATGGATGAATTGCTTTTTAAAGTGCGCAGGATTCCCTTTCTGGTCCTGTACCGTCAGCTGACCGGATGTTCCCTCCCAGAGGCAATCGACAAGATGGCAGAGCGGATGACTTTGCTCCGTGGGCTTTACCCTGAACGGTTTCCTGTCCCGGTTGACCCTGTGGAAGAAGCCTGGAAGAACCTGCGATACATCCAGGAGACAGTGCTTGCCATAGAAGCCGTGTGGGATGGAGACACTTTCCACAACTGGTTTCTGGAGCTGATGGCCATTGTGGAAAAACCTTCCGATGCCCACCCCAGATACACCGCTGTTTACCTGTGCACCTTGTATAGCAGCACACATGAACTGGCCGCTGAAGTGGGGGCCGAAGTGCATCTCCACCGCTGGCCCCCAGATGATGCGTACCCCAGATGGTGGGATGGCCCTGAAAAGGAGGATCCACGATGAACCTGGTGGAACAAATGCTGACTTTCATCAAGACTCGGGACCTCAGCGTTTTACAGTTGCCCCTGACCGAAGACCCAAGGGCTGTATGCATGGGTTGCTTAACCCTGCTGGACCATTTGAGATTGTATTGCCGGCTGGACCGTGAGCGCACCCTGCTTGTGACTGGGACTGGACCTCTGGCAGGGGTGCAGATCCTCAGAAGTCATCCAGAGTTCCACAGGATTTTCTGGGTGGATGAACTGGCCTATGGCCTGAACATCCGTTTTCATCCAGAGCTGCCAGAAGCAGAACGTCTGGTTCTGATTCAGACACGGTGCAAGGATGATGTTCCCATCCGGTACAGAATCAAGAATATGGGTCCCAAATGACCTTCACAGGCTTCACGTTGTGGGACCTTATTACAGTGGCCCCAGACCCAGTGTGCATGTGCAGCAGAAGAATCTCACGGCCCCTTTGAAGAGGAACACCTCATTTGCCATCAGGTGCACCTGCAAACACAAACCGAGGTGCAGCAGGCCCATCAAGAGACCCTGAGGAATGTGCTGGAAGGTGCAGGCTGGCACTTCATCAGCCAGGACCTGCTGAATGAAACGCTGCCTGACTTTGAAATCCCACACCTGGGCTCCCTACACCCTCCGACCCTGGAAGACTTTCTCTTCTTCTGGACAGACTGAATCCAGGCTGGTTGTGCAGAAACAGCTGCTGGGTTATCACCGTCGGCTTTTCCGTGCGATTTCCCTTCTCACACGGCTTTCCAGGTAATCTGTGAAGTTCGCAGAGAGCACCTCGGTCGCTGCCCGGTGGTATGGAGACCAGTTGATGACCTGGCCATTTTCGCAGTCGATGCAGTGAATTTCATCCCCCTCCTCATTCACCAGGAGATAGAGATGGTGGGGCAAGTTGGAAAGCTTTCTGGAGCTGAGGGTGGCCCTGACCCCATCACAAACCATGGGATTTTCAAAGTCAGCGTTACAAATCCCATGAATAAACACACCGCTGGAGCAAAATCCACCGTACTCTTCGACAAAATTCTTGTAGTCCTCGGGGAGAACCAGTCCCAGATGGG of the Deinococcus misasensis DSM 22328 genome contains:
- a CDS encoding SMI1/KNR4 family protein: MVSVIEEAKQVLGEQLGTFVNNEYQLGMVGTPRFVIQQAEAHLGLVLPEDYKNFVEEYGGFCSSGVFIHGICNADFENPMVCDGVRATLSSRKLSNLPHHLYLLVNEEGDEIHCIDCENGQVINWSPYHRAATEVLSANFTDYLESRVRREIARKSRR